Proteins encoded in a region of the Sporocytophaga myxococcoides DSM 11118 genome:
- a CDS encoding TolC family protein — translation MLDPIPLAASFGTGGGEVSGDVLVAKNIFQLPSSGDAGATISQLLFDGSYFVGLKAAKAYQSLAQKSIQQSRIQTVDNVTKAYYLVLITQERIMRLNSSIATLDSTVRQSRQMYANGFIEKIDLDRLEVSLNNLLSDKTKFDSGLDISKMLLKFQMGMPIEEPINASDTLALNSSESVLLKGTKANYNERIEYALLENQKILQNLDLKNVKAGYYPSISAFATGGYTRQDVKFVNLFQYKWYSYALLGVNMNIPIFDGFGKHYKGQQKKLELRKTENLMIALKNTIDMQVRQSEITVNNAIRTLEVQQKNMDLATNVSRVVKIKYAEGVGTNIEVTNAEDALRDAQTNYYNALYDLLVAQLDYKKALGTLVTE, via the coding sequence TTGCTAGATCCAATCCCATTAGCTGCATCATTTGGCACTGGTGGTGGTGAGGTTAGTGGAGATGTTTTGGTCGCAAAAAATATCTTCCAGTTGCCGAGCTCAGGAGATGCTGGAGCTACCATTAGTCAGCTATTATTTGATGGTTCTTATTTCGTAGGATTGAAAGCTGCTAAAGCTTATCAGAGTCTTGCGCAAAAGTCAATTCAACAGTCCAGAATTCAGACCGTAGATAATGTTACCAAAGCTTATTATCTGGTATTGATTACTCAGGAAAGAATCATGAGACTTAATAGCAGCATTGCCACATTGGATTCTACGGTTCGCCAATCCAGACAAATGTATGCCAACGGATTTATTGAGAAAATAGATTTAGATCGTCTTGAAGTGAGCCTGAACAATTTGCTTTCTGATAAAACTAAGTTTGATTCAGGATTAGACATCAGTAAAATGCTACTTAAGTTCCAAATGGGAATGCCGATTGAGGAACCCATCAATGCATCTGATACACTCGCTTTAAATAGTTCAGAAAGTGTTTTACTAAAGGGAACTAAAGCTAATTATAACGAAAGAATCGAATATGCTTTATTGGAAAATCAGAAAATTTTACAGAATCTGGATCTAAAAAATGTAAAAGCGGGTTACTATCCAAGTATTTCAGCTTTTGCTACAGGTGGCTATACCAGACAAGATGTAAAATTTGTGAATCTGTTTCAATATAAATGGTATTCATATGCTCTTTTAGGTGTAAATATGAATATCCCTATTTTTGATGGTTTTGGTAAACATTATAAGGGACAGCAAAAGAAACTGGAATTGAGAAAGACAGAAAATTTAATGATCGCACTGAAGAATACAATCGATATGCAGGTGAGGCAGAGCGAAATTACTGTAAACAACGCTATCAGAACACTTGAAGTACAGCAGAAAAATATGGACTTAGCAACGAATGTTTCAAGGGTGGTAAAAATTAAATATGCAGAAGGCGTAGGAACAAACATTGAAGTAACAAAT
- a CDS encoding TetR/AcrR family transcriptional regulator, which yields MKERIVKGAEEFFLSYGVKIITMDEIARNLGISKKTIYQYYKDKNELVCEVINNHLQERQQSYLHIADQAADPIDELIKLSEYIRDSFRNINSIILFEVERYFPKAYKSWVDHKEKCLKVYIIDILNKGKAQGLFRQDINVEMIARLRIEEIQLGFDIAVFPPLQFPIQELQIQFIDYFLHGICTLKGHKLINQYKKIQEED from the coding sequence ATGAAAGAACGAATAGTAAAAGGTGCAGAAGAGTTTTTTCTGAGTTACGGTGTGAAAATCATCACAATGGATGAGATTGCGAGGAATCTTGGAATCTCCAAAAAAACCATTTATCAGTATTATAAAGATAAGAATGAGCTTGTTTGTGAAGTGATTAACAATCATTTACAGGAAAGGCAGCAAAGCTATCTTCATATAGCAGATCAGGCTGCCGATCCCATCGATGAGCTGATAAAATTGTCTGAGTATATTAGAGATTCATTCAGGAATATAAATTCGATTATACTTTTTGAGGTAGAAAGATACTTTCCAAAGGCTTATAAAAGCTGGGTTGATCATAAGGAAAAATGCCTTAAGGTATACATTATAGATATATTGAATAAAGGTAAGGCTCAGGGTCTTTTCAGACAGGATATCAATGTGGAAATGATTGCAAGACTTAGGATTGAAGAAATTCAGCTTGGGTTTGATATCGCCGTTTTTCCTCCGCTACAATTCCCGATTCAGGAGCTGCAGATTCAGTTCATTGACTATTTCCTTCATGGAATCTGCACATTAAAAGGACATAAATTAATTAACCAATACAAAAAAATCCAGGAAGAAGATTGA
- a CDS encoding response regulator translates to MFDLNSIKEPIFVLDSDGKLIEKNEAGNDKLTLFFKEGNLKKPLQHLFNLSLKENTSKGIQLWDNSNYLISFQRVNENRLIAQFSLLPKEITESHFSKQKINFQEIIDNLPLNLYLKNPLGEIIYINPYFQKSKSGLNKNFLGLTVIDYMDKETARKIQAEEKEIWRTGHPRMTEKNMIIDGQSKSFLIGKVPAEFPDLGKVLLCYSIDITEQKETSETLKKEKELAEASSKAKEQFISVISHEIRTPMNTVVGMTNLLLQSSHYPEQRDYLNALKASSDNLLAIVNDILDLSKIESGKIFFEQTDFSLLNLLENLKKTFAFKAAERNVLITLNVSNDIPLYLKGDPFRLNQILLNLISNSVKFTEVGTIDIMVDLIESSPKEVQILFTIKDTGIGIPEDKLSLIFESFTQADPDISRKYGGTGLGLTITKKLIELQGGNIGVESKVKEGSKFIFNLKFARSQKTKITTIPESSTNKYQGLDRLRLLVVEDNKMNQLVVLKFLEKQNIQVDIAENGPQALDLLKKKEYDLILMDIQMPGMDGYQVSEQIRKEFPAPTNSTPIIALTAMALSEVQEKIKVYGINDYILKPFSPDNLFSKIVENAGNVIKYTTPIKTLQPVITNQKHTDLSYLINASDNNAGFIKQMIEIFLKQTPDFLQELRTFHDNQDWENFRKVMHKMKPTIKMMGINELNKDVEFIETSVKQQQNLSEVSAHLTTIDTVCKASFQELQLELQKLA, encoded by the coding sequence ATGTTTGACTTGAATAGTATTAAGGAGCCGATTTTTGTTTTGGATTCTGACGGAAAACTCATTGAAAAGAATGAAGCCGGAAACGATAAATTAACCTTATTTTTCAAAGAAGGTAATCTCAAAAAGCCCTTGCAGCACCTCTTTAACCTGAGTCTCAAAGAGAATACTTCCAAAGGGATTCAACTTTGGGATAATTCGAATTACCTTATTTCTTTCCAAAGAGTCAATGAAAACCGGCTGATTGCACAATTCAGTCTTTTGCCCAAAGAAATTACAGAGAGCCATTTTTCAAAACAAAAAATTAATTTTCAGGAAATCATAGACAACCTTCCCCTCAATTTATATCTTAAAAATCCTTTAGGAGAAATCATCTATATCAATCCTTATTTTCAAAAGTCAAAATCAGGATTAAACAAAAATTTTCTTGGCCTCACGGTTATCGATTATATGGACAAAGAAACTGCAAGAAAGATTCAGGCTGAAGAAAAAGAAATATGGAGAACAGGTCATCCCAGGATGACAGAAAAAAATATGATTATAGATGGACAGTCTAAATCATTTCTTATAGGTAAGGTTCCGGCAGAATTTCCTGATCTTGGCAAAGTTCTTTTATGCTATAGCATTGATATCACTGAACAAAAGGAAACCTCTGAAACCCTAAAAAAAGAGAAAGAACTTGCAGAGGCCTCTTCTAAGGCCAAAGAGCAATTTATTTCGGTCATAAGTCATGAAATCAGAACTCCAATGAATACAGTAGTTGGAATGACTAACCTATTGCTTCAAAGCTCGCATTATCCTGAACAGAGAGATTATCTTAATGCTCTTAAGGCATCTTCGGACAATTTATTGGCCATTGTCAACGACATTCTAGATCTTTCTAAAATAGAATCCGGAAAAATCTTTTTTGAGCAAACAGATTTTTCTCTTCTTAATTTACTTGAAAATCTGAAGAAAACATTTGCCTTCAAAGCTGCTGAAAGGAATGTACTGATCACATTAAATGTGAGCAATGATATTCCCCTGTACCTCAAAGGCGATCCTTTCAGACTAAATCAAATACTGTTAAATCTGATTTCTAATTCAGTAAAATTTACTGAAGTGGGAACCATAGATATAATGGTAGATCTTATTGAATCCTCTCCCAAAGAAGTACAAATATTATTCACCATTAAAGACACAGGAATAGGAATACCAGAAGACAAGCTCTCTTTAATTTTCGAAAGCTTTACTCAGGCAGACCCTGATATATCCAGAAAATATGGAGGTACTGGTTTAGGTCTTACTATAACTAAAAAACTTATCGAGCTTCAGGGAGGAAATATAGGTGTGGAGAGTAAAGTTAAGGAAGGCTCAAAGTTCATCTTCAATCTGAAATTCGCCAGATCTCAAAAAACTAAAATTACAACGATACCTGAATCTTCCACTAATAAATATCAAGGCCTTGACCGTCTCAGACTTCTTGTTGTAGAAGACAATAAAATGAATCAGCTTGTAGTTCTTAAGTTCCTTGAAAAACAGAACATTCAAGTCGACATTGCAGAGAATGGCCCACAAGCCCTGGATCTTCTGAAAAAAAAGGAGTATGACCTAATACTTATGGACATACAAATGCCCGGAATGGATGGTTATCAGGTCAGTGAACAAATAAGAAAAGAATTCCCTGCACCTACAAACAGTACCCCAATTATAGCATTAACAGCTATGGCTTTGTCAGAAGTACAGGAAAAAATTAAAGTATATGGAATCAATGATTACATTTTAAAACCCTTTAGTCCTGACAATCTCTTTTCCAAAATAGTTGAAAATGCCGGCAATGTAATTAAATACACAACACCAATTAAAACTCTTCAACCAGTGATTACAAATCAAAAACACACTGACCTGTCTTATCTGATCAATGCATCTGATAATAATGCGGGATTCATTAAACAAATGATTGAGATCTTCCTTAAACAGACCCCCGACTTTTTACAAGAATTAAGGACCTTTCACGACAACCAGGACTGGGAGAACTTCAGAAAAGTAATGCATAAAATGAAGCCCACCATTAAGATGATGGGCATTAATGAATTGAACAAAGATGTTGAGTTTATTGAAACCTCAGTTAAGCAGCAACAGAATCTTTCAGAAGTATCTGCACACCTAACTACTATTGATACCGTTTGCAAGGCTTCCTTTCAAGAGCTACAGCTGGAACTGCAAAAGCTTGCGTGA
- a CDS encoding gliding motility-associated C-terminal domain-containing protein: MKKIYFLFFILLLSSRLFASHIVGGEFQLRHYRGYTYTLSMRLYFDKLHAAAGLLEADITIKTNIFRKSDNALIGSQELVRNIDYETVKYATEECDFLERGVQETLNLKYKANIFLDPEIYDDPGGYYIVWERCCRNGVIQNIQEPDKAGQVFYLEFPAVKRAGRPFVNSSPVFEDIVADYFCRNQMNTYNFGGYDPDGDSLVYTLVTPLNGHASIYGEALPDPKPAPYDPISWRSGYSASNMIHGNPALKVNPRNGVLSVNPSEGDNTLFVVSMIVDEYRNNRKIGQVRRDYQFLVKTCPLNLGPKVDIEKPEGPDTEFKGDTFVVKLNEIKAFELLLSDSSTTILKRPANIHISKIVTNLPTNIFTPPGPQQLTPGVNDTVRAQFVFNPCDKLLIEEEKLFDLDIIVSDDGCPHPRTDTLNIKVLIIPPPENPAPVLQFDPGGKSIDVFPGSVNKINAIGLDSADYMYLSATGLDFDLEEKGIFFTNTNGKDSIANPLLWMPDCGELNPGVFNVVFKLKDSSCVHSHQVYDTLTLRVKDSETTVDNAEPTNLITPNGDNKNDTFIVENLYGGNCEYHFNGIEIFNRWGSRVFKSEDPGFSWNPVGYPDGIYYYIVDLNKKKIKGWLEVMR; encoded by the coding sequence ATGAAAAAGATCTATTTTCTATTTTTTATTCTCCTCCTCAGTTCCAGACTTTTCGCCAGCCACATCGTAGGAGGCGAATTCCAATTACGCCACTATCGGGGATATACTTATACACTTAGTATGAGACTTTATTTCGATAAGCTCCATGCAGCAGCGGGGTTATTGGAAGCTGATATTACCATCAAAACAAATATTTTCCGGAAATCAGATAATGCATTGATAGGTTCGCAGGAACTGGTTAGGAATATTGATTATGAAACGGTTAAATATGCAACTGAAGAATGTGACTTTCTGGAGCGAGGAGTTCAGGAGACTTTAAATCTTAAATACAAAGCCAATATCTTTCTTGATCCTGAAATTTATGATGACCCCGGAGGGTATTATATTGTCTGGGAAAGGTGTTGTAGGAATGGTGTGATTCAAAACATTCAGGAACCTGATAAAGCTGGTCAGGTTTTTTATCTTGAGTTTCCCGCAGTAAAAAGAGCTGGGAGACCCTTTGTAAATTCTTCACCTGTTTTTGAAGATATAGTAGCGGATTACTTTTGCAGAAACCAAATGAATACATATAACTTCGGTGGTTATGATCCTGATGGTGATTCATTAGTGTACACTCTGGTAACGCCTTTAAACGGTCATGCGAGTATTTACGGAGAAGCATTGCCTGATCCTAAACCTGCACCTTATGATCCTATAAGCTGGAGATCAGGATATAGTGCTTCAAATATGATTCATGGAAATCCTGCACTAAAAGTAAACCCACGCAATGGCGTTTTATCGGTGAATCCTAGTGAAGGCGATAATACTTTGTTTGTTGTTTCTATGATAGTTGATGAGTACAGGAACAATAGAAAGATAGGGCAGGTGAGACGTGATTATCAATTCCTGGTAAAGACTTGCCCTCTAAACCTTGGTCCAAAGGTAGATATTGAAAAGCCTGAAGGGCCGGATACTGAGTTTAAAGGAGATACTTTTGTAGTGAAATTGAATGAAATAAAGGCCTTTGAGCTTTTATTATCTGACTCAAGTACAACAATTTTGAAACGTCCGGCTAATATTCATATATCCAAGATCGTTACAAATCTTCCGACTAATATCTTTACACCTCCCGGGCCTCAACAATTAACTCCTGGAGTAAATGACACTGTCCGTGCCCAGTTTGTATTTAATCCATGTGATAAATTACTTATTGAGGAAGAAAAGTTATTTGATCTGGATATTATAGTAAGCGACGATGGATGTCCCCATCCTCGAACAGATACGCTTAATATAAAAGTTTTAATCATTCCGCCTCCTGAGAACCCGGCCCCTGTTTTACAATTTGATCCAGGAGGTAAGTCGATAGATGTCTTCCCTGGATCTGTCAATAAGATAAATGCAATAGGGCTGGATTCTGCAGATTATATGTATTTATCAGCCACAGGTCTTGACTTTGACTTGGAGGAAAAGGGAATATTTTTCACCAATACAAATGGCAAGGATTCTATTGCCAATCCGCTCTTGTGGATGCCGGACTGCGGAGAACTTAATCCGGGTGTGTTTAATGTTGTTTTTAAGTTAAAGGACAGTAGTTGCGTGCATTCCCATCAGGTATATGATACATTGACTTTAAGAGTAAAGGATAGTGAAACAACTGTAGATAATGCAGAGCCAACGAATTTGATAACACCAAACGGTGATAATAAAAATGATACTTTCATAGTAGAAAACTTATATGGAGGCAACTGTGAATATCACTTTAACGGAATAGAAATTTTTAACAGGTGGGGAAGCAGGGTATTCAAATCTGAAGACCCTGGTTTTTCATGGAACCCAGTGGGATACCCCGATGGAATTTACTATTATATTGTTGATCTTAATAAAAAGAAAATAAAGGGCTGGCTGGAAGTAATGCGATGA